Proteins co-encoded in one Astyanax mexicanus isolate ESR-SI-001 chromosome 1, AstMex3_surface, whole genome shotgun sequence genomic window:
- the slc35f6 gene encoding solute carrier family 35 member F6: MAWTKYQLFLAGLMLTTGSLNTLSAKWADMFSAGGCHDPKERPFSHPFLQAVCMFLGELSCLAVFYMLLCHDRRKPEPTMEPGQSFNPLLFLPPALCDMTGTSIMYVALNMTSASSFQMLRGAVIIFTGLLSVAFLGRRLLASQWLGILITIVGLIVVGLADFVSGNKDSHKLSEVITGDLLIIMAQIIVSVQMVLEEKFVYKHNVHPLKAVGTEGFFGFVILSLLLIPMYYIPASGFSDNPRQVLEDALDAFCQIGHNPVILVALLGNTVSIAFFNFAGISVTKEISATTRMVLDSLRTLVIWVVSLALGWEQFHGLQILGFIILLLGTALYNGLHKPLMARLPCWAGAQGEDVGDSVERERLLGGGRTAEDS; this comes from the exons ATGGCTTGGACCAAGTACCAGCTGTTTCTGGCCGGCTTAATGCTCACCACCGGCTCCCTCAACACACTGTCAGCCAA ATGGGCTGACATGTTTTCTGCTGGTGGGTGCCATGACCCCAAGGAACGCCCCTTCTCCCACCCGTTCCTCCAG GCTGTGTGTATGTTTTTGGGTGAGCTGAGCTGCCTGGCTGTTTTCTACATGCTCCTCTGTCATGACCGCCGCAAACCTGAGCCCACCATGGAGCCAGGCCAGAGTTTTAACCCCCTCCTCTTTCTTCCTCCTGCCCTCTGTGACATGACTGGAACTTCTATCATGTATGTCG CCCTGAATATGACCAGTGCCTCCAGTTTCCAGATGTTGCGAGGTGCTGTGATCATTTTCACTGGACTCTTGTCTGTGGCGTTCTTGGGACGTCGACTATTAGCCAGTCAGTGGCTTGGGATTCTAATCACCATCGTTGGCCTGATTGTGGTTGGGCTAGCTGATTTCGTCTCCGGCAATAAAGATAGTCACAAACTCAGTGAAGTCATCACAG GAGACCTTTTGATCATCATGGCACAGATCATCGTGTCTGTACAGATGGTGTTAGAAGAAAAGTTTGTTTACAAGCACAACGTCCATCCTTTGAAAGCAGTAGGGACTGAGG GGTTTTTTGGTTTTGTCATCCTCTCCCTTTTGCTCATCCCAATGTACTACATCCCAGCAAGCGGCTTCAGCGACAACCCAAGGCAGGTTCTGGAAGATGCACTTGACGCTTTTTGCCAGATTGGCCACAATCCGGTCATTTTGGTGGCACTGCTGGGTAACACAGTAAGCATTGCATTCTTCAATTTTGCTGGCATCAGCGTAACCAAGGAGATCAGTGCCACCACACGCATGGTGCTGGACAGCCTGCGTACACTGGTCATTTGGGTGGTAAGCCTGGCACTGGGCTGGGAGCAATTCCATGGCCTGCAGATTTTGGGCTTCATCATCTTGCTTTTGGGCACTGCACTCTACAATGGACTTCACAAGCCCTTGATGGCCAGGCTGCCCTGCTGGGCTGGAGCGCAAGGCGAGGACGTGGGAGACTCGGTTGAGAGAGAGCGACTGCTGGGTGGAGGCAGAACAGCAGAGGACAGCTAA